The bacterium DNA segment TAAGGTTTCAGGTCTACGGAGTGGCCGATTTTTTCGGGACGGGCGTTCGTCCCACGAGCGCTATAAAGGAGATGATATCGGGGGCGTCCCACTTCCGGGCTCCGATGATCCGCTTAACGAGGCGGCCGTCGGGAGCGACGATGGCTGACTCGGGGACGCCGGTCGTGCGGTAGAGCCTCTTGATCCGCCCGCGCGGGTCGAGAAGGATGGGAAACGTCAAGCCGAAGCGATCGACGAATTTCT contains these protein-coding regions:
- a CDS encoding TlpA disulfide reductase family protein; the encoded protein is SLGGGPIALEDMRGKTVLINIWATWCPPCIEEMPSIQNLYETMKKKGVPFEVLAVSIDALGGDAVQKFVDRFGLTFPILLDPRGRIKRLYRTTGVPESAIVAPDGRLVKRIIGARKWDAPDIISFIALVGRTPVPKKSATP